The proteins below come from a single Argentina anserina chromosome 1, drPotAnse1.1, whole genome shotgun sequence genomic window:
- the LOC126782236 gene encoding ABC transporter B family member 11-like, producing MAGGNGVIGVNGDINNHGNNSEEEKSSAPVNMDQQSSSDSKGDEKVEKIPFSKLFSFADETDILLMVAGTIGAIGNGSCMPLMTIFYGKMIDAFGANQNADVLSVASKVCLKFVYLAMGALVAAFLQVSCWMITGERQAARIRGLYLKTILRQDVAFFDLETNTGEVVGRMSGDTVLIQDAMGEKVGKFIQLLSTFLAGIIIAFIKGWLLTLVMLSCIPLMVAAGAAISIIITKMASRGQAAYAKAGNVVEQTIGSIRTVASFTGEREAIRSYNKYLIDAYKSGVHEGSAAGMGVAFAMCIVYCSYALPIWYGSKMIRENGYTGGQVLNVIVAMLIGSMSLGQASPCMSAFASGQAAAYKMFQTISRKPEIDAYDEKGKILDDISGDIELRDVYFSYPARPDEQIFDGFSLCIPHGTTAALVGESGSGKSTVISLLERFYDPRAGEVLIDGINLKEYQLKWIRSKIGLVSQEPVLFASSIKENIAYGKDGATTEEIQAAAELANAAKFVDKLPQGLDTMVGEHGTQLSGGQKQRIAIARAILKDPRILLLDEATSALDAESERVVQEALDRIMVNRTTVVVAHRLSTVRNADMIAVIHKGKMVEKGSHSDLLRDPMGAYSQLIRLQEVNKGSEHMTEDQSKPQKTSSQRSLSRNSSVGNSSRHSFSVAFGLPTGLDDNAVQDAAYGDTELAPEKPPKVSLRRLAALNKPEILVLIIGTIAACINGIIQPISALLISRVIKTFYEPPHQQKKDAAFWAIMFVVLGLITLVVTPARGFFFSVAGCKLVQRIRLLCFERVVYMEVGWFDEPANSSGSIGARLSADAATVRALVGDSLAQTVQNIATAVAGLIIAYIACWQLAFIVLALLPLIAVNGYVQIKFMKGFSADAKMMYEEASQVASDAVGSIRTVASFCAEEKVMELYRRKCEGPMKAGIREGLINGTGFGVSFFFLFCVYATSFYAGAQLVKAGKTTFSDVFQVFLALTMAAAGISKSSSFGSDTGRAKNAAASIFAMIDRPSKIDASKESGMKIDGDVKGEIELRHVSFKYPSRPDTPIFRDLNLTIRSGMTVALVGESGSGKSTVVALLQRFYDPDSGHITLDGIELCNYNLKWLRQQMGLVSQEPVLFNDTIRANIAYGKEEIATEAEIIAASELANAHKFISSLHQGYDTVVGERGIQLSGGQKQRVAIARAIIKSPKILLLDEATSALDAESERVVQDALDRVMVNRTTVVVAHRLSTIKNADVIAVVKTGVIVEKGKHENLINITDGFYASLVALHMSSSTA from the exons ATGGCTGGGGGGAATGGTGTGATTGGTGTCAATGGTGATATCAATAATCATGGGAATAAttcagaagaagagaaaagttcAGCCCCGGTGAATATGGATCAACAAAGCTCATCAGATAGCAAGGGCGATGAGAAAGTTGAGAAGATCCCTTTTTCCAAGTTATTCTCCTTTGCAGATGAGACCGATATTCTCTTGATGGTTGCCGGCACGATTGGGGCCATTGGGAATGGATCATGTATGCCCCTCATGACAATTTTCTATGGGAAGATGATAGATGCTTTTGGAGCTAATCAAAATGCAGATGTACTCTCAGTTGCTTCAAAG GTCTGTCTGAAATTTGTTTACCTGGCTATGGGGGCACTAGTGGCAGCATTTCTCC AGGTGTCTTGCTGGATGATCACAGGGGAAAGACAAGCTGCAAGAATTAGAGGTTTGTATTTGAAAACAATATTAAGACAAGATGTTGCTTTCTTCGACCTGGAAACAAACACCGGTGAGGTTGTTGGAAGAATGTCTGGGGACACTGTTCTCATACAAGATGCCATGGGGGAAAAG GTTGGGAAGTTCATACAGCTGCTTTCCACATTCCTTGCAGGGATTATTATAGCATTCATCAAAGGGTGGCTTCTGACTCTTGTCATGTTATCCTGTATTCCTTTGATGGTGGCAGCTGGTGCAGCGATCTCCATAATTATAACCAAGATGGCATCCCGTGGACAAGCTGCTTATGCCAAAGCAGGAAATGTAGTTGAACAAACAATCGGGTCCATTAGAACT GTTGCATCATTTACTGGCGAGAGAGAAGCTATAAGGTCTTATAACAAGTATCTAATAGATGCTTACAAATCAGGTGTTCATGAAGGTTCAGCTGCTGGAATGGGTGTTGCTTTTGCTATGTGTATAGTGTACTGCTCATATGCCTTGCCTATATGGTACGGTTCAAAGATGATAAGGGAGAATGGATATACTGGGGGTCAAGTACTCAATGTCATTGTCGCTATGTTGATTGGATCTAT GTCTTTGGGACAGGCATCACCATGCATGAGTGCATTTGCTTCTGGTCAAGCTGCAGCTTATAAGATGTTTCAGACTATTAGTAGGAAGCCAGAGATAGATGCTTATGATGAAAAAGGAAAGATTTTGGATGACATTTCGGGAGACATAGAGTTGAGGGATGTTTATTTCAGCTATCCAGCTAGGCCGGATGAACAAATATTTGACGGATTTTCTCTTTGTATCCCTCATGGCACAACTGCTGCTTTGGTTGGAGAAAGTGGAAGTGGCAAGTCTACAGTCATTAGTCTGCTAGAGAGATTTTATGATCCGCGGGCTGGTGAAGTTTTAATAGATGGCATAAACCTAAAGGAATATCAGCTCAAATGGATTCGGAGTAAAATTGGTCTTGTAAGTCAGGAACCTGTCCTGTTTGCATCCAGCATTAAGGAAAATATTGCCTACGGAAAGGATGGTGCTACCACTGAAGAAATTCAAGCTGCAGCTGAGCTTGCAAATGCGGCTAAATTTGTTGATAAATTGCCTCAG GGGCTTGACACCATGGTCGGTGAGCATGGAACTCAGCTGTCTGGTGGACAGAAGCAGAGAATCGCTATTGCAAGAGCAATTTTGAAAGATCCAAGGATTTTACTTCTAGATGAAGCTACAAGTGCACTTGATGCAGAGTCTGAGAGGGTAGTTCAAGAAGCACTGGATAGGATTATGGTTAATCGAACTACTGTTGTTGTTGCTCATCGTTTGAGCACAGTCAGGAATGCAGACATGATTGCCGTCATCCATAAAGGAAAGATGGTTGAAAAAG GTTCGCACTCAGATTTACTCAGAGATCCTATGGGAGCATACTCTCAGCTTATACGCTTGCAAGAAGTAAACAAGGGCTCGGAACATATGACAGAAGACCAAAGCAAACCTCAAAAAACATCAAGTCAAAGATCCTTGAGTAGAAATTCCTCTGTAGGAAATAGCAGCCGTCATTCATTTTCAGTCGCATTCGGTTTACCCACAGGACTTGACGACAATGCTGTCCAAGATGCTGCGTATGGAGACACAGAATTAGCACCAGAGAAACCTCCAAAGGTCTCACTCCGCCGCCTTGCTGCCCTCAACAAACCTGAGATTCTTGTACTTATTATTGGAACTATAGCTGCATGCATCAACGGTATTATACAACCAATATCAGCTCTTCTCATTTCCCGGGTTATAAAGACTTTCTATGAACCACCTCATCAACAGAAGAAAGATGCAGCATTTTGGGCAATAATGTTTGTGGTCCTTGGTCTGATAACATTGGTGGTGACCCCAGCACGAGGATTTTTCTTCTCAGTAGCTGGCTGTAAGTTGGTTCAGCGCATCAGATTATTGTGTTTTGAGAGAGTGGTTTACATGGAGGTTGGGTGGTTTGATGAGCCTGCAAACTCAAGTGGTTCAATTGGTGCAAGGCTCTCAGCAGATGCAGCCACAGTGAGGGCCCTAGTTGGTGATTCTCTAGCTCAGACAGTTCAAAACATAGCGACTGCAGTTGCTGGTTTGATCATTGCTTATATTGCATGTTGGCAGCTGGCATTCATTGTCCTCGCACTACTTCCTCTAATCGCAGTTAATGGTTATGTACAAATAAAGTTCATGAAAGGATTCAGCGCAGATGCGAAG ATGATGTATGAGGAGGCAAGCCAAGTTGCTAGTGACGCTGTTGGAAGTATAAGGACGGTTGCATCTTTCTGTGCTGAAGAGAAGGTAATGGAACTATACAGGAGGAAATGTGAAGGCCCTATGAAAGCCGGGATACGAGAAGGCTTGATCAATGGAACAGGATTTGGGgtgtctttcttctttttgttttgtgtCTATGCAACCAGTTTCTATGCGGGAGCTCAACTCGTGAAGGCTGGCAAAACAACATTTTCGGATGTTTTCCAA GTTTTCTTGGCTCTGACCATGGCAGCTGCCGGAATTTCTAAATCAAGCTCCTTTGGTTCTGATACTGGTCGAGCCAAAAATGCTGCTGCCTCTATATTTGCAATGATAGACCGGCCATCGAAGATAGATGCAAGTAAAGAGTCTGGTATGAAGATTGATGGTGATGTGAAAGGAGAGATTGAGCTTCGCCATGTCAGCTTTAAGTATCCATCTAGGCCAGATACACCTATTTTTCGAGACCTCAATTTAACTATCCGCTCTGGCATG ACAGTTGCCTTGGTTGGAGAAAGTGGGAGTGGAAAATCAACTGTGGTTGCATTGTTGCAAAGATTTTATGATCCGGATTCCGGTCATATCACACTTGATGGAATTGAACTTTGCAACTACAACTTGAAATGGTTGAGACAGCAGATGGGACTCGTTAGCCAAGAACCTGTTTTGTTTAATGACACCATTCGCGCCAACATTGCCTATGGAAAGGAAGAAATTGCAACTGAGGCAGAAATCatagctgcatcagagttggCCAATGCCCACAAGTTCATCAGCAGCCTACACCAG GGCTATGATACAGTAGTAGGAGAACGAGGAATCCAATTATCTGGAGGACAGAAACAACGTGTAGCCATTGCGCGTGCTATAATCAAGAGCCCCAAGATATTACTTTTAGATGAAGCTACAAGTGCACTTGATGCCGAGTCAGAGAGAGTGGTTCAAGATGCATTAGACCGAGTAATGGTGAACCGGACAACAGTGGTGGTGGCTCATAGACTGTCCACAATTAAAAACGCTGATGTGATTGCAGTGGTCAAGACTGGAGTTATAGTTGAGAAAGGGAAGCATGAAAATTTGATTAATATCACCGATGGGTTTTATGCATCCCTAGTTGCTCTTCACATGAGCTCTTCGACTGCATGA
- the LOC126792209 gene encoding putative ALA-interacting subunit 2, producing the protein MEVDGGRVVEVSTGDLSVPRHTRKHKAFYQFTQQNLPACKPVLTPAWVITTFLLMGVIFIPLGLITLHASDNVVEIVDRYDSECVPEAFRSNKVAYIKDDSIPKNCSRCLIFL; encoded by the exons ATGGAAGTGGATGGAGGAAGAGTGGTAGAAGTGTCTACGGGCGATCTATCTGTTCCACGACATACCAGAAAACATAAAG CTTTCTATCAGTTTACTCAGCAGAACCTCCCTGCTTGTAAACCTGTTCTCACACCAGCATGG GTGATTACTACATTTTTGTTGATGGGTGTCATATTCATACCTCTTGGGCTTATTACTCTTCATGCCTCTGATAAT GTTGTTGAAATTGTGGACCGGTATGATAGTGAATGTGTGCCAGAAGCATTCAGAAGCAATAAGGTTGCATACATCAAAGATGATTCAATTCCCAAAAACTGTTCTCGATGCTTAATCTTCTTGTAA